A region from the Benincasa hispida cultivar B227 chromosome 10, ASM972705v1, whole genome shotgun sequence genome encodes:
- the LOC120087813 gene encoding uncharacterized protein LOC120087813, producing MGKKRNWSWSSALVGAASAIAATAIVSAKPKDPTFHLISIKFTSFKLKPPVVDAELILTVHVTNPNVAPIHYSSTAMSIFYDGSLLGSAQVDAGSQQPRSCQVLRLPARLDGLKLAHHGSRFISDVAKREMILDASVDIGGFAKVLWWSHKFKVHVDSHLTVDPVFLDVLDQENTSQLELFLT from the coding sequence ATGGGGAAAAAGCGTAACTGGAGCTGGAGCTCCGCCCTAGTCGGAGCGGCGTCGGCAATTGCAGCGACGGCGATAGTTTCCGCGAAGCCCAAGGACCCCACCTTCCACCTGATCTCAATAAAATTCACTTCCTTCAAGCTGAAGCCACCGGTGGTGGACGCCGAGCTCATCCTGACCGTCCACGTCACCAACCCCAACGTAGCTCCCATCCATTACTCCTCCACCGCCATGTCCATTTTCTACGACGGTTCCCTCCTGGGGTCGGCCCAGGTCGATGCCGGTTCGCAGCAGCCCCGATCCTGTCAGGTCCTCCGACTTCCGGCCCGGCTCGATGGCCTGAAATTGGCCCACCACGGCAGCCGGTTCATCTCCGACGTGGCTAAGCGAGAGATGATTCTGGATGCGAGTGTGGACATTGGGGGTTTTGCCAAAGTGCTGTGGTGGAGTCACAAATTCAAGGTCCACGTGGACAGCCATCTGACCGTTGATCCCGTCTTCCTTGATGTCCTTGATCAGGAAAACACTTCTCAACTTGAGCTCTTTCTTACTTAA
- the LOC120087781 gene encoding protein SUPPRESSOR OF K(+) TRANSPORT GROWTH DEFECT 1 translates to MYSNFKEQAIEFVKQAVQEDNAGNYAKAFPLYMNALEYFKTHLKYEKNPKIKEAITQKFTEYLRRAEEIRAVLDDGGPGPASNGDAAVATKPKTKPKDGEGGDGEDPEQAKLRAGLNSAIIREKPDVKWNDVAGLESAKQALQEAVILPVKFPQFFTGKRRPWRAFLLYGPPGTGKSYLAKAVATEADSTFFSISSSDLVSKWMGESEKLVSNLFQMARDSAPSIIFIDEIDSLCGQRGEGNESEASRRIKTELLVQMQGVGHNDQKVLVLAATNTPYALDQAIRRRFDKRIYIPLPDLKARQHMFKVHLGDTPHNLTEADFESLARRTDGFSGSDISVCVKDVLFEPVRKTQDAMFFIKTPDGMWVPCGPKQQGAVQITMQELAAKGLASKILPPPITRTDFDKVLARQRPTVSKSDLEIHERFTKEFGEEG, encoded by the exons ATGTATAGCAATTTCAAGGAGCAAGCTATTGAGTTCGTGAAGCAGGCGGTACAAGAAGATAATGCTGGCAATTACGCGAAAGCCTTTCCCCTGTATATGAACGCTTTGGAGTACTTCAAAACTCATTTGAAGTATGAAAAGAATCCCAAGATCAAGGAAGCTATTACCCAGAAATTCACCGAGTATTTGCGCCGTGCCGAGGAGATACGGGCGGTTCTCGATGACGGCGGTCCTGGTCCAGCTTCCAATGGGGATGCAGCCGTTGCAACTAAGCCCAAGACGAAACCTAAGGATGGAGAAGGAGGGGATGGAGAGGATCCAGAACAGGCCAAGTTACGGGCTGGTCTTAATTCGGCAATCATAAGGGAGAAGCCGGATGTCAAGTGGAACGATGTTGCTGGATTGGAGAGCGCCAAGCAGGCATTGCAAGAGGCGGTAATATTGCCTGTTAAGTTCCCACAATTCTTTACTG GCAAGAGGCGACCGTGGCGAGCTTTCTTGTTATATGGGCCTCCTGGAACTGGAAAATCATATTTGGCAAAGGCTGTTGCAACGGAGGCTGACTCAACATTTTTCAG CATTTCTTCTTCGGACCTTGTCTCGAAATGGATGGGTGAAAGTGAGAAGCTAGTTTCAAATCTTTTTCAAATGGCTCGTGATAGTGCTCCGTCTATCATCTTTATTGATGAAATAGATTCATTGTGTGGTCAACGAGGTGAAGGTAATGAAAGTGAAGCTTCAAGACGCATTAAGACTGAACTTCTTGTGCAGATGCAG GGTGTAGGACACAATGATCAAAAGGTTCTTGTTCTTGCTGCAACAAACACTCCCTATGCTTTGGATCAG GCCATTCGTCGACGGTTTGACAAGCGGATATACATTCCTCTTCCTGATTTGAAAGCTAGACAGCATATGTTCAAA GTGCATCTGGGGGATACACCACATAATTTAACGGAAGCAGATTTTGAAAGCTTAGCACGCAGGACAGATGGTTTCTCGGGTTCAGATATTTCAGTTTGT GTGAAAGATGTGCTCTTTGAACCTGTTCGTAAAACTCAAGACGCTATGTTCTTCATTAAGACTCCTGATGGTATGTGGGTACCTTGTGGACCAAAACAACAAGGTGCTGTCCAAATTACCATGCAAGAGTTGGCAGCCAAAGGACTCGCCTCAAAG ATTCTTCCTCCTCCAATTACAAGAACAGACTTTGACAAGGTACTAGCTAGACAAAGGCCTACTGTGAGTAAATCTGATCTGGAAATTCATGAAAGGTTTACAAAAGAGTTTGGAGAGGAAGGTTGA
- the LOC120087609 gene encoding protein SUPPRESSOR OF K(+) TRANSPORT GROWTH DEFECT 1-like isoform X1 yields the protein MDPGPPSRRRCRRPQYYPITSPISPLDQAIKKVKEAVEEDNGGNYAKAFPSYVYALEYFNTYLKYAKNPKIKEAITLKFNEYLHRAQQISALLDDGGLPGPISSGYGENPEQAKLLAGVGLNSAIIREKPDVKWNDVAGLESAKQALQEAVILPVKFPRFFTGKIVPWRAFLLYGPPETGKSYLAKAVATEADSTFFSISSSDLVSKWMGESEKLVSNLFQMARDSAPSIIFIDEIDSLCGQRGEGNENEASRCIKTELLVQMQDAGRNDKKVLVLAATNTPYALDQAIRRRFDKRIYIPLPDLKARQQMFKVHLGDTPNNLTERDFESLARRTEGFSGSDISICVKNVLFEPVRKTQDAMFFINTSDGMWVPCGPKQPGAVQITMQELAAKGFASKIVPNPISRTDFDKVLARHKPTVSKSDFEVHKRFTKEFGEEG from the exons ATGGATCCGGGACCGCCAAGCCGCCGGCGTTGCCGGAGGCCGCAATATTACCCCATAACTTCCCCCATCTCTCCCCTG GATCAAGCAATAAAGAAGGTGAAAGAGGCAGTAGAGGAAGATAATGGTGGCAATTATGCAAAGGCATTTCCTTCATATGTCTACGCCTTGGAGTACTTCAATACTTATTTGAAGTATGCGAAGAATCCCAAGATCAAAGAAGCCATTACCCTAAAATTCAACGAGTATTTGCACCGTGCCCAGCAGATTAGTGCTCTGCTCGATGATGGCGGTCTTCCTGGACCGATTTCTAGTGGATATGGAGAGAATCCAGAGCAGGCTAAGCTGCTCGCCGGCGTCGGTCTTAATTCCGCTATCATAAGGGAGAAGCCGGACGTTAAGTGGAACGATGTTGCTGGATTGGAGAGCGCCAAGCAGGCATTGCAAGAGGCTGTAATATTACCTGTGAAGTTCCCGCGGTTCTTTACTG GCAAGATAGTGCCATGGAGAGCTTTCCTGTTATATGGGCCTCCTGAAACTGGAAAGTCATATTTGGCGAAGGCCGTTGCTACAGAGGCCGACTCAACATTCTTCAG TATTTCTTCTTCGGACCTTGTCTCAAAATGGATGGGAGAAAGTGAAAAGCTAGTTTCAAATCTGTTCCAAATGGCTCGTGATAGTGCTCCATCCATCATCTTTATTGATGAAATAGATTCCTTGTGTGGCCAACGAGGTGAAGGTAATGAAAATGAAGCTTCTAGATGCATCAAGACAGAACTTCTTGTGCAGATGCAG GATGCTGGACGCAATGATAAAAAAGTTCTTGTTCTTGCTGCAACAAATACACCCTATGCTTTGGATCAG GCTATTCGCCGACGATTTGACAAGCGGATATACATCCCTCTTCCTGATTTGAAAGCCAGGCAACAGATGTTCAAA GTGCATCTGGGAGATACTCCAAATAATTTGACGGAAAGAGATTTTGAAAGCTTGGCACGTAGAACAGAGGGTTTCTCAGGTTCAGATATTTCAATTTGT GTGAAGAATGTGCTCTTTGAACCTGTTCGTAAGACTCAGGATGCGATGTTCTTCATTAATACTTCAGATGGTATGTGGGTACCCTGTGGACCGAAGCAACCTGGTGCTGTCCAAATTACCATGCAAGAGCTAGCAGCAAAAGGATTTGCGTCAAAG ATCGTTCCTAACCCAATTTCAAGGACAGACTTTGACAAGGTTCTGGCTAGACACAAGCCTACagttagtaaatctgattttgAGGTTCACAAAAGGTTTACAAAAGAGTTTGGGGAGGAAGGTTGA
- the LOC120087609 gene encoding protein SUPPRESSOR OF K(+) TRANSPORT GROWTH DEFECT 1-like isoform X2, with protein MYNYFKDQAIKKVKEAVEEDNGGNYAKAFPSYVYALEYFNTYLKYAKNPKIKEAITLKFNEYLHRAQQISALLDDGGLPGPISSGYGENPEQAKLLAGVGLNSAIIREKPDVKWNDVAGLESAKQALQEAVILPVKFPRFFTGKIVPWRAFLLYGPPETGKSYLAKAVATEADSTFFSISSSDLVSKWMGESEKLVSNLFQMARDSAPSIIFIDEIDSLCGQRGEGNENEASRCIKTELLVQMQDAGRNDKKVLVLAATNTPYALDQAIRRRFDKRIYIPLPDLKARQQMFKVHLGDTPNNLTERDFESLARRTEGFSGSDISICVKNVLFEPVRKTQDAMFFINTSDGMWVPCGPKQPGAVQITMQELAAKGFASKIVPNPISRTDFDKVLARHKPTVSKSDFEVHKRFTKEFGEEG; from the exons ATGTATAACTATTTCAAGGATCAAGCAATAAAGAAGGTGAAAGAGGCAGTAGAGGAAGATAATGGTGGCAATTATGCAAAGGCATTTCCTTCATATGTCTACGCCTTGGAGTACTTCAATACTTATTTGAAGTATGCGAAGAATCCCAAGATCAAAGAAGCCATTACCCTAAAATTCAACGAGTATTTGCACCGTGCCCAGCAGATTAGTGCTCTGCTCGATGATGGCGGTCTTCCTGGACCGATTTCTAGTGGATATGGAGAGAATCCAGAGCAGGCTAAGCTGCTCGCCGGCGTCGGTCTTAATTCCGCTATCATAAGGGAGAAGCCGGACGTTAAGTGGAACGATGTTGCTGGATTGGAGAGCGCCAAGCAGGCATTGCAAGAGGCTGTAATATTACCTGTGAAGTTCCCGCGGTTCTTTACTG GCAAGATAGTGCCATGGAGAGCTTTCCTGTTATATGGGCCTCCTGAAACTGGAAAGTCATATTTGGCGAAGGCCGTTGCTACAGAGGCCGACTCAACATTCTTCAG TATTTCTTCTTCGGACCTTGTCTCAAAATGGATGGGAGAAAGTGAAAAGCTAGTTTCAAATCTGTTCCAAATGGCTCGTGATAGTGCTCCATCCATCATCTTTATTGATGAAATAGATTCCTTGTGTGGCCAACGAGGTGAAGGTAATGAAAATGAAGCTTCTAGATGCATCAAGACAGAACTTCTTGTGCAGATGCAG GATGCTGGACGCAATGATAAAAAAGTTCTTGTTCTTGCTGCAACAAATACACCCTATGCTTTGGATCAG GCTATTCGCCGACGATTTGACAAGCGGATATACATCCCTCTTCCTGATTTGAAAGCCAGGCAACAGATGTTCAAA GTGCATCTGGGAGATACTCCAAATAATTTGACGGAAAGAGATTTTGAAAGCTTGGCACGTAGAACAGAGGGTTTCTCAGGTTCAGATATTTCAATTTGT GTGAAGAATGTGCTCTTTGAACCTGTTCGTAAGACTCAGGATGCGATGTTCTTCATTAATACTTCAGATGGTATGTGGGTACCCTGTGGACCGAAGCAACCTGGTGCTGTCCAAATTACCATGCAAGAGCTAGCAGCAAAAGGATTTGCGTCAAAG ATCGTTCCTAACCCAATTTCAAGGACAGACTTTGACAAGGTTCTGGCTAGACACAAGCCTACagttagtaaatctgattttgAGGTTCACAAAAGGTTTACAAAAGAGTTTGGGGAGGAAGGTTGA
- the LOC120087609 gene encoding protein SUPPRESSOR OF K(+) TRANSPORT GROWTH DEFECT 1-like isoform X3 — protein sequence MDPGPPSRRRCRRPQYYPITSPISPLDQAIKKVKEAVEEDNGGNYAKAFPSYVYALEYFNTYLKYAKNPKIKEAITLKFNEYLHRAQQISALLDDGGLPGPISSGYGENPEQAKLLAGVGLNSAIIREKPDVKWNDVAGLESAKQALQEAVILPVKFPRFFTGKIVPWRAFLLYGPPETGKSYLAKAVATEADSTFFSTDRNTITVEPCSFWLSVFLLRTLSQNGWEKVKS from the exons ATGGATCCGGGACCGCCAAGCCGCCGGCGTTGCCGGAGGCCGCAATATTACCCCATAACTTCCCCCATCTCTCCCCTG GATCAAGCAATAAAGAAGGTGAAAGAGGCAGTAGAGGAAGATAATGGTGGCAATTATGCAAAGGCATTTCCTTCATATGTCTACGCCTTGGAGTACTTCAATACTTATTTGAAGTATGCGAAGAATCCCAAGATCAAAGAAGCCATTACCCTAAAATTCAACGAGTATTTGCACCGTGCCCAGCAGATTAGTGCTCTGCTCGATGATGGCGGTCTTCCTGGACCGATTTCTAGTGGATATGGAGAGAATCCAGAGCAGGCTAAGCTGCTCGCCGGCGTCGGTCTTAATTCCGCTATCATAAGGGAGAAGCCGGACGTTAAGTGGAACGATGTTGCTGGATTGGAGAGCGCCAAGCAGGCATTGCAAGAGGCTGTAATATTACCTGTGAAGTTCCCGCGGTTCTTTACTG GCAAGATAGTGCCATGGAGAGCTTTCCTGTTATATGGGCCTCCTGAAACTGGAAAGTCATATTTGGCGAAGGCCGTTGCTACAGAGGCCGACTCAACATTCTTCAG TACAGACAGAAACACTATAACTGTTGAACCATGCTCATTTTGGCTTTCAG TATTTCTTCTTCGGACCTTGTCTCAAAATGGATGGGAGAAAGTGAAAAGCTAG
- the LOC120087609 gene encoding protein SUPPRESSOR OF K(+) TRANSPORT GROWTH DEFECT 1-like isoform X4 has protein sequence MDPGPPSRRRCRRPQYYPITSPISPLDQAIKKVKEAVEEDNGGNYAKAFPSYVYALEYFNTYLKYAKNPKIKEAITLKFNEYLHRAQQISALLDDGGLPGPISSGYGENPEQAKLLAGVGLNSAIIREKPDVKWNDVAGLESAKQALQEAVILPVKFPRFFTDDHLSLFRQDSAMESFPVIWAS, from the exons ATGGATCCGGGACCGCCAAGCCGCCGGCGTTGCCGGAGGCCGCAATATTACCCCATAACTTCCCCCATCTCTCCCCTG GATCAAGCAATAAAGAAGGTGAAAGAGGCAGTAGAGGAAGATAATGGTGGCAATTATGCAAAGGCATTTCCTTCATATGTCTACGCCTTGGAGTACTTCAATACTTATTTGAAGTATGCGAAGAATCCCAAGATCAAAGAAGCCATTACCCTAAAATTCAACGAGTATTTGCACCGTGCCCAGCAGATTAGTGCTCTGCTCGATGATGGCGGTCTTCCTGGACCGATTTCTAGTGGATATGGAGAGAATCCAGAGCAGGCTAAGCTGCTCGCCGGCGTCGGTCTTAATTCCGCTATCATAAGGGAGAAGCCGGACGTTAAGTGGAACGATGTTGCTGGATTGGAGAGCGCCAAGCAGGCATTGCAAGAGGCTGTAATATTACCTGTGAAGTTCCCGCGGTTCTTTACTG ATGATCATCTGAGTTTATTTAGGCAAGATAGTGCCATGGAGAGCTTTCCTGTTATATGGGCCTCCTGA
- the LOC120088631 gene encoding protein SUPPRESSOR OF K(+) TRANSPORT GROWTH DEFECT 1-like, with amino-acid sequence MYNNFKEKAIEYVKQAVQEDNAGNYVKAFPLYMNALGYFETHLKYEKNPKIKEAITLKFTEYLRRAEEIRSMLDGGSPEPTSNGDAAIATKPKTKSKDGGEGDGENPEHAKLQAGLSSAIVREKPNVKWNDVAGLDSAKQALKEAVILPVKFPQFFTGKRRPWRAFLLYGPPGTGKSYLAKAVATEADSTFFSISSSDLVSKWMGESEKLVSNLFQMARDSAPSIIFIDEIDSLCGQRGEGNESEASRRIKTELLVQMQGVGHNDHKVLVLAATNTPYALDQAIRRRFDKRIYIPLPDLKARQHMFKVHLGDTPNNLTERDFESLARRTEGFSGSDISVCVKDVLFEPVRKTQDAMFFIKTSDGMWVPCGPKQPGAVQITMEELAAKELASKILPPPISRRDFDKVLARQRPTVSTSDLGVHEKFTKEFGEEG; translated from the exons ATGTACAACAATTTTAAGGAAAAAGCCATCGAGTACGTGAAGCAGGCAGTGCAGGAAGATAATGCTGGCAATTATGTGAAAGCCTTCCCCCTGTATATGAATGCCTTGGGGTACTTTGAAACTCATTTGAAGTATGAGAAGAATCCTAAGATTAAGGAAGCTATTACCCTGAAATTCACCGAGTATTTGCGCCGTGCCGAGGAGATACGGTCTATGCTCGATGGTGGCAGTCCTGAGCCGACTTCCAATGGGGATGCAGCAATTGCGACTAAGCCCAAAACGAAATCTAAAGATGGAGGAGAAGGAGATGGAGAGAATCCAGAACATGCTAAGTTGCAGGCTGGTCTTAGTTCTGCAATTGTAAGGGAGAAGCCGAACGTCAAGTGGAATGATGTCGCCGGTTTGGATAGCGCCAAGCAAGCACTAAAAGAGGCGGTAATATTACCTGTGAAGTTCCCACAGTTCTTTACTG GCAAGAGGCGACCATGGAGAGCTTTCCTGTTATATGGGCCTCCTGGAACTGgaaaatcatacttggcaaaggcCGTTGCTACAGAAGCTGACTCAACATTTTTCAG TATTTCTTCTTCGGATCTTGTCTCAAAATGGATGGGTGAAAGTGAAAAGCTAGTTTCAAATCTGTTCCAAATGGCTCGTGATAGTGCTCCATCCATCATCTTTATCGATGAAATAGATTCGTTGTGTGGTCAACGAGGTGAAGGTAATGAAAGTGAAGCTTCTAGACGCATCAAGACAGAACTTCTTGTGCAGATGCAG GGTGTAGGCCACAACGACCACAAAGTTCTTGTTCTTGCTGCAACAAATACTCCCTATGCCTTGGATCAG GCCATTCGTCGACGATTTGACAAGCGGATATACATCCCTCTTCCTGATTTGAAAGCCAGGCAACATATGTTCAAA GTGCATTTGGGAGATACTCCAAATAATTTGACGGAAAGAGATTTTGAAAGCTTGGCACGTAGAACAGAGGGTTTCTCAGGTTCAGATATTTCAGTTTGT gtgaaggatgtgctctTTGAACCTGTTCGTAAGACTCAGGATGCGATGTTCTTTATTAAAACTTCAGATGGTATGTGGGTACCCTGTGGACCTAAGCAACCTGGCGCTGTCCAAATTACCATGGAAGAATTAGCAGCAAAGGAACTTGCCTCAAAG ATCCTTCCACCCCCAATTTCAAGAAGAGATTTTGACAAGGTTCTGGCTAGACAAAGGCCTACAGTGAGTACATCTGATCTTGGGGTTCATGAAAAGTTTACAAAAGAGTTTGGGGAAGAAGGTTGA